Proteins co-encoded in one Pseudomonas fluorescens genomic window:
- a CDS encoding cytochrome c biogenesis protein DipZ, translating into MWLLVLAYLGGVLTIVSPCILPVLPFVFARTGQPFIKSGLPLLAGMALTFALVATLAAVGGGWVVQVNQYGRWLALLFVALFGLTLLLPHLAERLTRPLVSAGSRLSEAAGRDNRPRPGASFLIGVATGLLWAPCAGPILGLILTGAALQGASIATTLLLLAYAAGAATSLAAALLLGGKVFALMKRSIGTGEWIRRGLGAAMLAGVTAIALGLDTGILARVSTASTGGLEQALVGKLAGKSPQSNGTMMAQIPAADDAANSSMMAAGGAMKMAAKAPGSLPVEGQLPPLDGAVQWLNSAPLDAKALKGKVVLVDFWTYSCINCLRTLPYVKAWAEKYKDQGLVVIGVHAPEFAFERDVGNVTKAMKELGINYPVAVDNDYRIWRAFSNEYWPAHYFADAQGRIRYHHFGEGDYAESERVIQQLLREAGAKTVADGLINADAQGVQMAPDMNQVLSPETYVGYQRAEHFVPETSLVPDKVAAYTTPTNLALNDWSLGGQWAVGAERATASAPASRIVYRFHARDLHLVLGPGTDGKPVRFKVTIDGQAPGDAHGVDVAPDGSGRVTEQRLYQLVRQNDGVKDRTFSIEFLDPGVSAYAFTFG; encoded by the coding sequence ATGTGGCTCTTGGTTCTCGCTTATCTCGGCGGTGTGCTGACGATCGTCAGCCCGTGCATCCTGCCGGTTCTGCCTTTTGTCTTCGCTCGCACCGGGCAGCCGTTTATCAAGAGTGGCTTGCCGCTGCTGGCCGGGATGGCTCTGACCTTCGCCCTCGTTGCGACACTGGCGGCGGTGGGCGGCGGTTGGGTGGTGCAAGTCAATCAGTACGGTCGCTGGCTCGCGTTGCTGTTCGTTGCACTGTTCGGGCTGACCTTGCTGCTGCCGCATCTGGCCGAGCGTCTGACCCGGCCGCTGGTGTCCGCCGGCAGTCGCCTGTCGGAGGCCGCCGGCCGGGACAATCGTCCGCGTCCCGGCGCGTCGTTTCTGATCGGTGTCGCCACCGGGCTGCTCTGGGCACCGTGCGCCGGGCCAATCCTCGGCTTGATTCTGACCGGAGCCGCACTGCAAGGGGCAAGCATCGCCACCACGCTGTTGTTGCTCGCTTACGCGGCGGGCGCGGCTACGTCGCTGGCTGCGGCGCTGCTGCTGGGCGGTAAGGTTTTTGCGCTGATGAAGCGTTCGATCGGCACCGGCGAGTGGATCCGCCGCGGACTCGGCGCTGCGATGCTGGCCGGTGTGACCGCCATCGCGCTGGGCCTCGATACCGGGATTCTGGCACGGGTCTCGACCGCCTCCACCGGCGGTCTGGAACAGGCCCTGGTCGGCAAGCTCGCGGGAAAATCCCCTCAAAGCAACGGCACGATGATGGCGCAGATTCCCGCTGCGGATGATGCGGCGAACAGCAGCATGATGGCCGCCGGTGGCGCGATGAAAATGGCTGCCAAGGCGCCGGGCTCTTTGCCGGTCGAAGGTCAGCTGCCGCCGCTCGATGGCGCCGTGCAATGGCTTAACTCCGCCCCCCTGGATGCAAAGGCATTGAAGGGCAAAGTGGTGCTGGTGGATTTCTGGACCTACTCCTGCATCAACTGCCTGCGCACGCTGCCTTATGTCAAAGCCTGGGCCGAGAAGTACAAGGATCAGGGCCTGGTGGTGATCGGCGTGCACGCACCGGAATTCGCCTTCGAGCGTGATGTAGGCAACGTCACCAAAGCCATGAAGGAACTGGGTATCAACTACCCGGTTGCCGTCGATAACGACTACAGGATCTGGCGTGCTTTCAGCAATGAATACTGGCCGGCGCATTACTTTGCCGACGCACAGGGGCGCATTCGTTACCACCACTTTGGCGAAGGGGACTACGCCGAATCGGAACGCGTCATCCAGCAACTGCTGCGTGAGGCCGGTGCGAAAACCGTCGCCGACGGTTTGATCAATGCCGATGCCCAAGGCGTGCAGATGGCGCCGGACATGAATCAGGTGCTGTCGCCGGAAACCTACGTCGGCTACCAGCGCGCGGAACATTTCGTACCGGAGACCAGCCTCGTGCCTGACAAGGTGGCGGCTTACACGACGCCGACCAACCTCGCCCTGAATGACTGGAGTCTGGGCGGGCAATGGGCGGTCGGTGCCGAGCGCGCCACCGCCAGTGCGCCAGCCAGTCGTATCGTTTACCGGTTCCATGCCCGTGACCTGCATCTGGTGCTGGGGCCGGGTACGGACGGTAAACCGGTGCGTTTCAAGGTGACCATCGATGGTCAGGCACCCGGCGATGCCCACGGAGTCGATGTGGCGCCTGACGGTAGTGGTCGGGTAACCGAGCAGCGTTTGTATCAATTGGTGCGGCAAAACGATGGGGTGAAGGATCGAACCTTCAGTATCGAGTTTCTCGATCCGGGCGTGTCGGCCTACGCCTTTACCTTCGGCTGA
- the msrB gene encoding peptide-methionine (R)-S-oxide reductase MsrB gives MFSRRQILATGGGLGLAALLTGVLPKLSTGSALVSEALADEAFEVTHSDSEWHALLTDEQYDVLRKEGTERAYSSPLNNEHRAGTFACAGCDLALFPSDTKFDSRTGWPSFWAPLEHAVATRQDRSFGMTREEVHCRRCGGHLGHVFDDGPKPTGLRYCMNGLAMTFKPVAV, from the coding sequence ATGTTTTCACGGCGACAGATTCTCGCAACAGGCGGCGGGCTGGGGCTTGCAGCGTTACTGACGGGTGTATTGCCAAAATTATCCACGGGCTCCGCGCTGGTGAGTGAGGCGCTTGCCGACGAGGCTTTCGAAGTGACCCACAGTGACAGCGAGTGGCATGCACTGCTCACCGACGAGCAATACGACGTGCTGCGCAAGGAAGGCACGGAACGGGCCTACAGCAGCCCACTGAACAACGAGCATCGGGCCGGCACGTTTGCCTGTGCCGGGTGCGATCTGGCGCTGTTCCCGTCGGACACCAAGTTCGACAGCCGCACCGGCTGGCCGAGCTTCTGGGCGCCGCTGGAACACGCCGTGGCCACCCGCCAGGACCGCTCCTTCGGCATGACCCGCGAGGAGGTCCATTGCCGGCGCTGCGGTGGTCACCTGGGACATGTCTTTGACGACGGGCCAAAGCCCACCGGCCTGCGCTACTGCATGAACGGCCTGGCCATGACCTTCAAACCCGTGGCGGTTTGA
- a CDS encoding response regulator transcription factor, which produces MEQTKRVLVVEDDLHIADLICLHLRDEQFEVVHSADGDEGMRLLQQGHWDALILDLMLPGVDGLEICRRARAMARYTPIIITSARSSELHRILGLELGADDYLAKPFSMLELVARVKALLRRVDAMARNLKMDAGSLSLDGLTIDPITRDVALNGQRLDLTPREFDLLYFFARQPGKVFSRMDLLNAVWGYSHEGYEHTVNTHINRLRAKIEADPAQPVRILTVWGRGYKFGTSAEQP; this is translated from the coding sequence ATGGAACAGACCAAACGCGTCCTGGTGGTCGAGGACGACCTGCACATCGCTGACCTCATTTGCCTGCATCTGCGGGACGAACAATTCGAGGTGGTGCACAGCGCCGATGGCGACGAAGGCATGCGCCTGCTGCAACAAGGCCACTGGGATGCGCTCATCCTCGATCTCATGCTGCCCGGCGTCGACGGACTGGAAATCTGCCGCCGCGCCCGGGCCATGGCCCGCTATACGCCGATCATCATCACCAGCGCCCGCTCCAGCGAACTGCACCGCATTCTTGGCCTCGAACTGGGCGCCGACGATTACCTCGCCAAACCGTTTTCGATGCTCGAACTCGTCGCCCGGGTCAAGGCACTGCTGCGTCGGGTAGACGCCATGGCGCGCAACCTGAAGATGGACGCCGGCAGCCTGAGCCTCGATGGCCTGACCATCGACCCGATCACCCGTGACGTTGCCCTCAACGGCCAGCGTCTTGATCTCACGCCTCGGGAGTTCGACCTGCTGTATTTCTTCGCCCGCCAGCCGGGCAAGGTGTTCTCGCGCATGGATCTGCTCAACGCAGTCTGGGGCTACAGCCACGAAGGTTACGAACACACGGTCAACACCCACATCAATCGCCTGCGGGCGAAGATCGAGGCCGATCCGGCACAACCGGTGCGCATCCTTACGGTGTGGGGCCGTGGCTACAAATTCGGCACGAGCGCAGAGCAACCATGA
- a CDS encoding sensor histidine kinase, whose protein sequence is MKLTLTQRLSLVFAVLLLACCGTSAWLQVRSSQMHELEVVQGLSRDLAQHIAHDTVLMDSNGLMPGAVRELFSQLMLVNPSVEVYLLDTEGRIVGNAAPEGRLRRQTVDLAPIQRLLNDQPLPILGDDPRSLDGRKVFSAAPLQVNGKPAGYLYVVLLSEAHDRFAERGATSAALNTALLSIGLVAFLCLIAGLTAFNLITRPLRRLTETVSQFDIDGAPQTLPVTPNAVDKFADPDEIAVLDAAFRQMQNRLGEQWRSLTRQDQERRELVANISHDLRTPLASLHGYLETLSLKDATLSPEERRRYLGIALDQSRKVGGLAQSLLELVRLEHGFVQPILEKFSLTDLVQDIFQKFELGAEARNVELKASFSANLPAVCADLGLIERVLTNLVDNALRHTPQGGEIELGLMSRGQLVEVTVSDSGPGIAAELREGLFLRPFNIGGARRDGGLGLRIVHRILQLHGREIRLLDVAGRGATFQFSLPVDQQDAEQWIVRSMNLNTPGK, encoded by the coding sequence ATGAAACTGACCCTGACGCAGCGCCTGTCTCTGGTATTCGCCGTGTTGCTGCTGGCGTGCTGCGGCACGTCCGCGTGGCTGCAGGTGCGCTCCAGCCAGATGCATGAACTGGAGGTGGTGCAGGGCCTGTCCCGGGATCTGGCGCAGCACATCGCCCACGACACGGTGCTGATGGACAGCAACGGCCTGATGCCTGGCGCGGTGCGCGAACTGTTCAGCCAGTTGATGCTGGTCAACCCGAGTGTCGAGGTGTACCTGCTCGACACCGAAGGGCGGATCGTTGGCAATGCGGCGCCGGAAGGACGCCTGCGTCGGCAGACTGTCGATCTCGCGCCGATTCAGCGATTGCTCAACGATCAGCCATTGCCGATCCTTGGTGATGACCCGCGCAGCCTCGACGGCCGCAAGGTTTTCAGCGCCGCCCCGTTGCAGGTCAACGGCAAGCCGGCCGGGTATCTTTACGTGGTGTTGCTCAGTGAAGCCCATGATCGCTTTGCCGAACGCGGCGCCACCAGCGCGGCGCTGAATACGGCGTTGCTGTCCATCGGTCTGGTGGCGTTCCTGTGTCTGATTGCCGGTCTGACGGCATTCAACCTGATCACCCGACCGCTGCGACGATTGACCGAAACCGTGAGCCAGTTCGACATCGACGGTGCGCCGCAAACGCTTCCTGTCACTCCGAACGCTGTGGACAAGTTCGCCGATCCGGATGAAATCGCCGTACTCGACGCGGCGTTCCGACAAATGCAAAACCGCCTCGGTGAACAGTGGCGCTCATTGACCCGCCAGGATCAGGAACGCCGGGAACTGGTGGCGAACATTTCCCATGACTTGCGCACACCACTGGCTTCGCTGCACGGTTATCTAGAAACCCTGTCGCTCAAGGACGCCACACTGTCTCCCGAAGAACGCCGCCGCTATCTGGGGATTGCCCTGGACCAGAGCCGCAAGGTCGGCGGACTCGCGCAGTCTTTGCTGGAACTGGTGCGCCTCGAACACGGTTTTGTGCAGCCGATACTGGAGAAGTTTTCCCTGACCGACCTGGTGCAGGACATCTTCCAGAAATTCGAACTCGGGGCCGAAGCCCGGAACGTCGAGCTCAAGGCCAGTTTCAGCGCCAACCTGCCGGCCGTCTGCGCCGACCTCGGGCTGATCGAACGAGTGCTGACCAATCTGGTGGACAACGCCCTGCGTCACACACCGCAAGGCGGCGAAATCGAACTCGGCCTGATGTCACGTGGCCAATTGGTCGAGGTGACCGTAAGCGACTCCGGGCCCGGTATCGCTGCCGAACTGCGCGAAGGCTTGTTCCTGCGTCCCTTCAATATCGGCGGCGCGCGACGGGATGGCGGGCTGGGTTTGAGGATCGTGCACCGGATCCTGCAACTGCATGGACGCGAGATCCGCTTGCTGGATGTCGCCGGGCGCGGGGCGACCTTTCAATTCTCGCTGCCGGTGGATCAACAGGATGCAGAGCAGTGGATCGTCCGTTCGATGAACCTGAATACGCCGGGCAAATAA
- a CDS encoding NTP transferase domain-containing protein produces the protein MKAIILAAGRGSRLGSLTDQRPKALVEFNAIPLIERTVNTLRAGGISEIGIVAGYRSDMLAAYADRLFINPLWSTTGIRQSLSAAQAWLDDEPCVVSYGDIFYSPALVRNLTQAQGDIVLGYDPRAVELWQQRFEQPLDDMERFVIDNGQICEIGHRAQSLEQIQGQYMGLFKLTPAGWRGLNEQLTDLSTEQRDQVDMTSLFSLAIEAGIRVQGVPTHEPWGEIDCPSDVRLYERIYPQL, from the coding sequence ATGAAGGCAATCATTCTTGCGGCAGGGCGTGGCAGCCGACTGGGATCGCTGACCGATCAACGGCCCAAGGCACTGGTCGAGTTTAATGCGATCCCGTTGATCGAGCGCACGGTCAACACGTTGCGCGCCGGCGGTATCAGCGAAATCGGCATTGTCGCCGGTTATCGCAGCGACATGCTTGCCGCCTATGCTGATCGGCTGTTCATCAACCCGTTGTGGAGTACCACCGGTATTCGCCAGTCCTTGAGTGCGGCGCAAGCGTGGCTCGACGACGAACCGTGTGTGGTGAGTTATGGCGACATTTTCTACTCGCCGGCTCTGGTGCGTAATCTGACGCAAGCGCAGGGCGATATCGTTCTGGGCTATGACCCCCGCGCAGTCGAGCTCTGGCAGCAACGCTTCGAGCAGCCGCTGGACGATATGGAGCGCTTTGTCATCGATAACGGACAGATCTGCGAGATCGGCCATCGCGCGCAGTCGCTGGAGCAGATTCAGGGGCAGTACATGGGCTTGTTCAAGCTGACCCCGGCGGGCTGGCGCGGATTGAATGAACAATTGACGGATCTGAGTACCGAACAGCGTGATCAGGTGGACATGACCTCGTTGTTTTCTCTGGCAATCGAAGCGGGTATCCGGGTTCAGGGAGTGCCGACCCATGAACCCTGGGGCGAAATCGATTGCCCGTCGGATGTGCGATTGTACGAGCGGATTTATCCACAGCTCTGA
- a CDS encoding gamma-glutamyl-gamma-aminobutyrate hydrolase family protein (Members of this family of hydrolases with an active site Cys residue belong to MEROPS family C26.) → MTLIAVTMLRLFDTARQEWRDAIDQRWTAFLTQCAVLPLYLPNDPVVSRQLLERFEPDGVLLTGGGSCQALTGSADLRDETEALLLDWAQRRRLPVLGVCRGMQVMLTRAGAALAPVTDHVGSHDIRYCGASRRVNSFHDYGFRSVPLGYEIEAESADGVIEAVSHPDARHSAVMWHPERNSPFDSADLSLVRQVFGVSP, encoded by the coding sequence GTGACGTTGATCGCGGTGACCATGCTGCGTCTGTTCGATACCGCGCGCCAGGAGTGGCGCGATGCGATCGACCAGCGCTGGACGGCGTTTCTGACGCAATGCGCAGTGCTGCCGTTGTACCTGCCGAACGATCCCGTCGTCAGTCGGCAATTGCTGGAGCGATTCGAGCCTGACGGGGTGCTGCTGACCGGAGGTGGAAGCTGTCAGGCTTTGACCGGCAGCGCCGATCTGCGCGATGAGACTGAAGCGCTGCTGCTGGATTGGGCACAACGACGCCGATTGCCGGTGCTGGGGGTGTGTCGCGGCATGCAGGTCATGCTCACGCGGGCTGGCGCCGCACTTGCACCGGTCACAGATCATGTCGGCAGTCACGACATCCGGTATTGCGGTGCGTCCCGACGTGTCAATTCGTTCCACGACTACGGGTTCCGTTCCGTTCCGTTGGGTTATGAAATCGAGGCCGAGAGCGCCGATGGCGTGATTGAAGCGGTCAGCCATCCGGACGCCCGCCACAGCGCGGTGATGTGGCATCCCGAGCGCAATTCCCCCTTTGACAGTGCCGACCTTTCGCTGGTCCGCCAGGTTTTTGGAGTTTCACCATGA
- a CDS encoding PEP/pyruvate-binding domain-containing protein codes for MQSMTLVSPFEFSGKAGTLESLAPFLQNGRVLPLHRFTVGNWRNKPQAILDYCVRRFGDQPLIVRSSSLTEDQDGTSGAGMYDSVGNVCGAPALQQAIEQVIASYGQARDFDEVLIQSMATGVLASGVAMTRDPESGLPYYVVDYVPGHGTDGVTAGTGTVHSFVAIKSQTAAEPAALKGLFALLAEVEQLTERDALDIEFAITEDGPLLFQVRPMTGQGIDNIDARADIGLQAVLDSEVVLLEGLARKTRQPELGVHAFLGLMPDWNPAEMIGVKPRPLAYSLYKELITDVNWASARFRYGYRDMRNKPLMYQFSGSPYICIPYSVESFIPASLPLSIVNSVVTQCCEHLGAHQSLHDKIEFSIIPTCFTPQLAAMPAESIPAFKGLNAGQRALYLAELKSVTEHIISADGPFFSDLTRLPRIEQKVERLDRDPENVDPLHRLRHALADAKVVGEVFSGVARAAFVATAVIKSLENQQRIPAGFTDWMIGGVHTVGRKMADDFRILHKEAFLRLHGHVRPGTYDVRVARYDESPQAYFDWNTPPQRAQRDEGPRVISGEIRLAVQQAFDECRFRVSAEQFFKFLDAAVAAREKVKYLYGAFVSQALKALAGWGREHELSLDELSFARLGDFVGNLEEVRLDSIRDKIASNRTRWQQTQNIRTPVIVCKPQDLLAHAIESCNPNFITRSSTQAPVAVLRAEDIGKRDIEGCIVLIENADPGFDWIFTHRIAGFITAYGGENSHMSIRAREFAIPAAIGVGDVKFRSLLNSKRLILDCAERRIQVLS; via the coding sequence ATGCAGTCGATGACTTTAGTCAGTCCCTTCGAGTTTTCCGGTAAGGCCGGAACACTGGAAAGCCTTGCCCCGTTTCTGCAGAACGGTCGTGTGCTGCCTCTGCACCGGTTCACTGTGGGAAACTGGCGCAATAAACCCCAGGCGATTCTGGATTACTGTGTCAGGCGCTTCGGTGATCAGCCTTTGATCGTGCGTTCGAGCAGTCTGACCGAAGATCAGGATGGCACCTCGGGCGCCGGGATGTACGACTCGGTCGGTAATGTCTGCGGCGCGCCGGCGCTGCAGCAGGCCATCGAGCAAGTGATCGCTTCTTATGGGCAGGCGCGTGACTTCGATGAAGTGCTGATTCAAAGCATGGCGACCGGGGTGCTGGCTTCGGGCGTGGCGATGACCCGCGACCCGGAATCCGGCCTGCCGTATTACGTGGTCGACTATGTGCCCGGTCACGGAACCGATGGCGTGACGGCCGGCACCGGCACCGTTCATTCATTTGTTGCGATCAAGTCCCAGACCGCTGCAGAACCGGCAGCGCTCAAGGGGCTGTTTGCCTTGCTGGCCGAAGTCGAACAACTGACCGAACGCGATGCGCTGGACATCGAGTTCGCCATTACCGAAGACGGGCCGCTGCTGTTTCAAGTGCGACCGATGACCGGGCAAGGCATCGACAACATCGATGCGCGGGCGGACATCGGGTTACAGGCGGTACTCGACTCGGAAGTGGTGCTACTCGAAGGGCTGGCCCGCAAGACCCGTCAGCCCGAACTCGGCGTGCATGCCTTTCTGGGGCTGATGCCGGACTGGAACCCGGCCGAGATGATTGGGGTCAAGCCACGTCCCTTGGCCTACTCGCTGTACAAGGAACTGATCACCGACGTGAACTGGGCATCGGCCCGGTTCCGCTATGGCTACCGTGACATGCGCAACAAGCCGCTGATGTATCAGTTCAGCGGCTCACCCTATATCTGCATTCCCTACAGCGTGGAGTCGTTCATCCCTGCGAGTTTGCCGCTGTCGATCGTCAACTCGGTGGTCACCCAATGTTGTGAACATCTGGGGGCGCATCAGTCGTTGCACGACAAGATCGAGTTCTCGATCATTCCCACCTGTTTCACACCGCAACTGGCTGCGATGCCCGCCGAGTCGATCCCGGCCTTCAAGGGGCTCAATGCCGGGCAGCGCGCACTCTATCTGGCCGAACTGAAAAGCGTCACCGAACATATCATCAGTGCCGATGGCCCGTTCTTTTCGGATCTGACACGACTGCCGCGGATCGAACAGAAGGTAGAGCGCCTGGATCGCGACCCTGAGAACGTCGACCCGTTGCATCGTCTGCGTCACGCACTCGCCGATGCGAAGGTCGTGGGCGAAGTGTTTTCCGGGGTCGCCCGGGCAGCGTTCGTGGCGACAGCGGTAATCAAGTCGCTGGAAAACCAGCAGCGCATTCCGGCGGGTTTCACCGACTGGATGATCGGTGGCGTGCACACGGTCGGGCGCAAGATGGCCGACGACTTCCGCATCCTGCACAAAGAAGCGTTCCTGCGCCTGCATGGTCATGTGCGGCCTGGCACTTATGACGTGCGTGTGGCGCGCTATGACGAAAGTCCGCAAGCGTATTTCGACTGGAACACGCCGCCGCAACGGGCCCAGCGTGACGAAGGACCAAGGGTGATCAGTGGCGAGATCCGCCTGGCGGTGCAGCAGGCGTTCGACGAGTGCCGGTTCCGGGTGTCGGCGGAGCAGTTTTTCAAGTTCCTCGATGCCGCCGTGGCGGCGCGCGAGAAGGTCAAATACTTGTATGGCGCGTTCGTATCCCAGGCGCTCAAGGCACTGGCAGGCTGGGGGCGCGAGCATGAATTGAGTCTCGATGAGCTGAGCTTCGCCAGGCTTGGCGATTTTGTCGGCAACCTGGAAGAGGTGCGACTGGACTCGATTCGCGACAAGATCGCCAGTAACCGCACGCGCTGGCAACAGACGCAGAACATTCGTACCCCGGTGATCGTCTGCAAACCGCAGGATTTGCTGGCTCACGCCATCGAATCGTGCAACCCCAACTTCATCACCCGAAGTTCGACGCAGGCGCCGGTCGCGGTGTTGCGTGCGGAAGACATCGGCAAGCGCGATATCGAGGGCTGCATTGTCCTGATCGAAAACGCCGATCCCGGATTCGACTGGATTTTCACCCACCGCATCGCCGGCTTCATCACCGCCTATGGTGGGGAAAACTCGCACATGTCGATCCGCGCCAGGGAGTTTGCGATTCCCGCCGCCATCGGCGTCGGTGACGTGAAGTTTCGCAGCTTGCTGAACAGCAAGCGGTTGATCCTCGATTGCGCCGAGCGGCGGATTCAGGTGCTGTCGTGA
- a CDS encoding ATP-grasp domain-containing protein produces MKHVVLVDSTVSGLLAFEAAKRLGCYVTFIHQRDMSFLTISVKGDQSKIEPYLKHVDEYIRVGSLEGSEFHDLLVKLNEARKIDALITTSEAAIVAVARESEWLGTRYPSHEHLCGAVYKSRLRETLRANNVRSPDFQVLTESQLAEGVAPRLALPFVVKPTRGFSKQFSAICFTRQDFDGFVENIRQARSESDPMIDGLVSREYLIEEYVKGTLHSAEVIVQKGVVSCYATTIRFRAEYNEILEMTATMPSGLDNAARDEIKAYVQDVFSALKLDIGLYHVELLRDEKGPCLVEINARMMGSVAPQMYRMLTGIDPFEMLIRLHLGETIKIDDSLIETAGTVVTVASRHGGSICESYDPSLLQPLLDKYAIEFCTAHVVPGQQVSVYSGNIGTIGHVIVLDSCPYAAAKKGNEFLAELSLLYGNELAKYTGPELL; encoded by the coding sequence ATGAAACACGTTGTTTTGGTCGACAGCACGGTCAGTGGCCTGCTGGCCTTTGAAGCGGCCAAGCGTCTGGGTTGTTACGTGACCTTCATTCACCAGCGCGACATGTCGTTCCTGACCATCTCGGTCAAGGGTGATCAATCGAAGATCGAACCGTACCTCAAGCATGTCGATGAATACATTCGGGTCGGATCGCTGGAAGGTAGCGAATTCCACGACCTGCTGGTCAAGCTCAACGAAGCCCGCAAGATCGATGCGCTGATCACCACTTCTGAAGCCGCCATTGTGGCAGTGGCCAGAGAGTCGGAGTGGCTGGGTACCCGTTATCCAAGCCACGAGCATCTGTGCGGTGCGGTCTATAAAAGTCGTCTGCGCGAAACGCTGCGAGCCAACAATGTTCGCTCACCTGATTTCCAGGTACTCACTGAAAGCCAGCTGGCTGAAGGTGTCGCGCCACGACTGGCACTGCCGTTCGTGGTCAAGCCTACCCGTGGTTTCTCCAAGCAGTTTTCCGCGATCTGTTTTACTCGGCAGGATTTCGACGGTTTCGTCGAGAACATCCGCCAGGCCCGTTCCGAATCGGACCCGATGATCGATGGACTGGTCAGCCGTGAATACCTGATCGAGGAATACGTCAAAGGCACGCTGCATTCGGCCGAAGTGATCGTGCAAAAGGGCGTGGTGTCGTGCTATGCGACGACCATCCGTTTCCGCGCCGAGTACAACGAAATCCTCGAAATGACCGCGACCATGCCGTCGGGTCTGGACAATGCCGCGCGTGATGAAATCAAGGCATATGTACAGGATGTTTTCAGTGCGCTGAAACTCGATATCGGTCTGTATCACGTCGAGCTGCTGCGTGACGAAAAAGGTCCGTGCCTGGTGGAAATCAATGCCCGCATGATGGGCAGCGTTGCTCCGCAGATGTACCGGATGCTGACCGGTATCGATCCCTTCGAAATGCTCATTCGCCTGCACCTGGGCGAGACCATCAAGATCGACGATTCGCTGATCGAAACCGCCGGCACCGTGGTGACGGTCGCTTCGCGTCATGGCGGCAGCATTTGCGAAAGCTACGACCCAAGTCTGTTGCAGCCGCTTCTGGACAAATACGCCATCGAGTTCTGCACGGCGCACGTGGTTCCTGGCCAGCAGGTGAGTGTCTACAGCGGCAACATCGGCACTATCGGCCATGTGATCGTGCTCGACAGCTGTCCGTATGCCGCAGCGAAAAAAGGCAATGAGTTCCTGGCCGAACTGTCGCTGTTGTACGGCAACGAACTGGCGAAATACACCGGCCCCGAGTTGTTGTAA
- a CDS encoding CDP-alcohol phosphatidyltransferase family protein translates to MRIIVPVFPFVRFLDLANWVTTINILLSFAAVVTAYRGSLSWAASIICLAAILDFVDGHIARTWLAADAPRRAFGKHLDSFADLLNFSVAPALILILLSPSLPGVSAAAALVLSGVLRLAVFAINDPNAPVGYRGLPTTYSGLLFALAFQAVAAGKASEHSVLWLTFLIAVLQVTSLKLPKFKAVPTVTFIAVVFSLSSFLLHNA, encoded by the coding sequence ATGCGCATTATTGTGCCGGTGTTTCCGTTCGTCCGTTTTCTCGACCTCGCTAACTGGGTGACAACAATAAATATATTGTTGTCCTTCGCTGCGGTCGTGACCGCCTACCGGGGAAGTCTGTCCTGGGCCGCGAGCATCATATGCCTGGCGGCCATTCTGGATTTCGTTGATGGTCACATCGCCAGAACCTGGCTGGCCGCTGATGCTCCCCGTCGTGCCTTCGGTAAACACCTGGACAGCTTTGCCGACCTGTTGAACTTCAGCGTTGCGCCGGCGCTGATCCTGATTCTGCTGTCGCCTTCCTTGCCCGGGGTGTCGGCCGCTGCTGCGCTGGTGCTATCGGGTGTTCTGCGCCTGGCGGTGTTCGCCATCAACGACCCGAATGCCCCGGTCGGTTATCGCGGATTGCCAACCACTTATTCCGGCCTGCTGTTCGCGCTCGCGTTCCAGGCTGTCGCCGCTGGCAAGGCTTCGGAACACAGCGTTCTGTGGCTGACCTTTCTGATTGCCGTATTGCAAGTCACCAGCCTGAAACTGCCGAAATTCAAGGCGGTTCCTACGGTGACGTTCATCGCGGTGGTGTTTTCTCTGAGCAGTTTTCTCCTGCACAACGCATAA